A single window of Nicotiana tomentosiformis chromosome 1, ASM39032v3, whole genome shotgun sequence DNA harbors:
- the LOC138907224 gene encoding uncharacterized protein yields MALIAWDKVCIPKVAGGLNIMDIHAWNKAAICKLLWNVCTKKDKLWVKWIHCYYGRRTTLWMSQTKQASWIVQTILKAAKYLKEVGLQEKEFILIRTFSIQRMYRKLRGEFPKCSRRRLICNNYGAPRWVFILYLNLQERLQIIDRIAKWSQIEDLTCPLCAREPQTTEHLFFKCEMTSQMWERLLEWQGIKKRAQGWSEEVQWAEIHAKGQSAMANMYRLCMAACVYHIWMERNLRIFQGKSRTKEIILRLIAQEVHNRGNQYKKLTRKLQAMKWYPRD; encoded by the coding sequence ATGGCACTAATTGCGTGGGATAAAGTCTGTATTCCAAAAGTTGCAGGGGGACTAAATATCATGGATATTCACGCTTGGAACAAGGCTGCTATATGCAAACTACTGTGGAATGTTTGTACCAAAAAGGATAAGCTATGGGTGAAGTGGATACATTGCTACTATGGGAGAAGAACCACACTGTGGATGAGTCAAACTAAGCAAGCATCTTGGATTGTACAGACGATCTTAAAAGCAGCAAAATACCTGAAAGAAGTGGGACTACAAGAGAAAGAATTCATACTGATAAGGACCTTTTCTATTCAAAGAATGTACAGGAAGCTTCGAGGTGAGTTCCCTAAATGCTCTCGGAGAAGACTGATATGTAACAACTATGGGGCTCCTAGATGGGTGTTTATACTGTATCTAAACTTACAAGAGAGATTACAAATAATAGATAGAATAGCTAAATGGAGTCAGATTGAAGACTTGACATGCCCACTGTGTGCTAGAGAACCACAAACAACTGAGCATCTATTCTTTAAATGTGAAATGACATCGCAAATGTGGGAGAGATTATTAGAATGGCAGGGAATCAAAAAGAGAGCTCAAGGATGGTCTGAAGAAGTTCAATGGGCAGAGATTCATGCAAAAGGACAGTCAGCAATGGCTAATATGTATAGACTATGCATGGCAGCGTGTGTCTACCATATATGGATGGAAAGGAACTTGAGGATATTTCAAGGCAAGTCCAGGACAAAGGAGATCATCTTACGATTGATAGCACAGGAAGTCCATAATCGAGGGAATCAGTATAAGAAGCTAACTAGGAAGTTGCAAGCTATGAAGTGGTACCCTAGAGATTGA
- the LOC138907227 gene encoding uncharacterized protein: MKWGIDIVGPLPQAKGKKRLEESKGNWPEVLPGVLWAYRITAKTGTGEILFSLVYGSEALIPVEIGEPSTRFTQATEESNDEELRMNLDLLEQRREAALIRMASQKKIIERYYNRKAHLRYFKIGDFVLKKVFQSTKTVGAGKLNPNWEGPYKVRGIAGKGAYELETMDGKVLPSNWNAVHLKIFYF, encoded by the exons atgaagtggggaatagaTATAGTGGGTCCTTTGccacaagctaaaggaaag AAAAGATTAGAAGAATCAAAAGGCAATTGGCCCGAGGTGTTACCAGGagtattatgggcttatcgaaTAACAGCAAAGACAGGCACGGGAGAAATACTATTTTCACTTGTTTATGGTTCAGAAGCCTTAATCCCAGTTGAAATAGGAGAGCCAAGTACGAGATTCACACAAgcaacagaagaatcaaatgatgaagagttaaGAATGAACTTGGATTTACTCGAGCAAAGAAGAGAAGCAGCTCTAATAAGGATGGCATCACAGAAGAAAATCATTGAACGATACTACAACAGGAAGGCTCATCTCAGAtacttcaagattggggacttcgtTCTCAAAAAGGTTTTTCAATCAACAAAAACAGTTGGAGCAGGAAAGTTGAACCCAAATTGGGAAGGTCCTTATAAAGTTCGAGGTATCGCTGGAAAAGGTGCTTATGAATTAGAAACCATGGATGGCAAGGTGTTACCTTCGAATTGGAATGCTGTTCATTTGAAGATATTTTATTTCTAA
- the LOC138907229 gene encoding uncharacterized protein, with protein MCKYHGTHGHRTEDCRQLRDEVACLFNEGHLREFLSDRAKNYFKNRDSNRQNEQEESQHVIHMIVRGVDIPQGLVFKRTKVLIMREKRTRDYVPEGTLSFNDEDVEGILKPHNDALVISVLMNKIQVKRVLIDPGSSANIIRSRVVEQLGLQDQIVLIARVLNGFNMASETTKGEITLPANVARTIQETKFHVIDGDMRYNALLGRPWIHNMRAVPSTSPSSEIPDIGGSQNSVRGATRRQGNIFSR; from the coding sequence atgtgcaaatatcatggcacccatggtcatagaacagaagattgcagacAGCTGAGGGATGAGGTAGCATGTTTGTTCAAcgaagggcatcttcgagaattcttaagcgatcggGCTAAAAACTATTTCAAGAACAGAGATTCAAACAGACAGAATGAGCAAGAAGAGTCGCAGCACGTGATCCACATGATTGTTAGAGGTGTCGATATTCCTCAGGGGCTCGTATTCAAACGCACCAAGGTGTTGATCATGAGGGAAAAGCGGACTCGAGACTACGTACCGGAAgggaccttgtctttcaatgatgagGATGTAGAGGGGATCTTAAAACcccacaatgacgcactggtaatatctgtccttatgaataaaattcaagttaaacgtgttttgattgatccaggtagctcggccaacattattagatcgagggtcgtagaacagcttggcctacaagatcaaattgtgcTCATAGCCCGAGTACTTAACGGCTTCAACATGGCAAGTGAAACCACTAAAGGTGAAATTACTTTGCCAGCGAACGTGGccaggaccatccaagaaacaaagttccatgtgatcgatggtgacatgaggtacaacgccctgctcggaaggccttggatccataacatgagggcagtaccctcaacCTCACCAAGTTCTGAAATTCCcgacatcggagggagtcaaaacagtgtacggggagCAACCCGCCGCCAAGGAAATATTTTCAGTCGATGA
- the LOC138907228 gene encoding uncharacterized protein, producing MIWYHNLPPNSIDSFAMLADSFIIAHAGAIKVETRKSDLFKVKQKDNEMLREFVSRFQMERMDLPSVADDWAIQAFTEGLNIRSSVASQQLKQNFIEYPAVTWADMYNRYQSTIRVEDDQLGTPYGSVYPNRTMDRVKRNIDREPRSNRDRYQPYGGDRRNNGPGRNPVRIDKRNDRGQSSRGLMSKSGFDRNAG from the coding sequence atgatatggtaccataatttaccacctaactccattgattcttttgccatgctcgcGGATTCCTTCATCATAGCGCATGCCGGAGCGATAAAGGTTGAGACTagaaagtcggacctcttcaaagtaaaacagaaagacaacgagatgctcagagagtttgtaTCTCGGTTCCAAATGGAGCGTATGGATCTGCCCTCGGTCGCTgacgattgggccattcaggctTTCACTGAAGGCCTAAACATACGAAGTTCGGTAGCctcacaacagttgaagcagaactttatcgaatatccagctgtaacctgggccgatatgtataatcggtaccagtcaacgattagggtcgaggatgaccagttGGGGACTCCTTAcgggtccgtttatccaaacaggactATGGACAGAGTTAAAAGGAATATTGACCGAGAACCACGgtcaaacagagatcgatatcagccatacggTGGAGATCGGAGAAATAACGGGCCTGGACGCAACCCCGTTCGAATTGATAAAAGaaatgatcgaggacagagctctcgaggacTCATGAGTAAGAGTGGTTTCGACAGAAATGCCGGGTAA
- the LOC138907223 gene encoding uncharacterized protein, producing MNSKPIVVKMWNAAFDFSNEVLKTIPLWIQLPKLPLNCWEDDSLSRTGSTLGVPIYADACTTKVERISYARILVEMDVTRPLPRQIMVEDPNGKEFEQEVWYDWMPMYCNKCLQLGHVCQELQKEAMPKQINGKNQKPQQF from the coding sequence ATGAATAGCAAACCAATTGTGGTTAAAATGTGGAATGCTGCTTTTGATTTTTCAAATGAAGTACTGAAGACCATCCCACTATGGATTCAACTTCCTAAGCTGCCATTGAATTGCTGGGAGGATGACTCGCTAAGTAGAACTGGTAGTACATTGGGTGTTCCTATATATGCTGATGCTTGCACCACTAAGGTTGAACGTATATCATATGCCAGAATTTTGGTTGAGATGGATGTTACTAGACCTCTCCCAAGACAGATCATGGTGGAAGATCCAAACGGAAAGGAATTCGAACAGGAagtttggtatgattggatgccTATGTATTGTAATAAATGCTTGCAACTAGGGCATGTGTGCCAGGAACTACAGAAAGAAGCTATGCCAAAACAAATAAATGGGAAAAATCAGAAGCCTCAACAATTCTAG